The following nucleotide sequence is from Armatimonadota bacterium.
TTCCAGCATATACCAATGTCGCAAAGACGGAAGAGCAACGCAGGCAAGGTGAACCTAAATCAGACGCTCTCATTCGCCGCATTGCCTCACTTCCTTTAGAATATAAGCCTGGAGAAGGATGGAAATACTCTTGCCTAAACTTTATCACTCTAGCTCGAATTAATGAAGAAGTTGCTGGAATGTCGCAGGAAACATTTCTTAGAAGGCGATTATTTGTTCCTTTAGGAATGCTACACACAGGGTATTACCTCAGCGAAAAGAAGAAATCGCTTGCAGCACCAACCATAGGAAAACCTAATTTTAGGCAGGGGGTTGTCCACGATCCGCTTGCAAATTATTACGAAAGCGACGGATGGCGATGCTGTGGGAATGCAGGTCTTTTCTCAAGCGCCAATGATCTCTCCAAATTTTGCCAGATGATTTTATCAGGAGGCAAATGGAATGGCAGGCAGATACTAACGCCATCGACAATTAGGCTTCTAGGAACAAATCAAGTCCCAGAAAAAGTCGGACGCATTTTCGGCTTGGGGTGGGGCTTAAGCCGTTCATACCCATATGCAACATCATTAAACCAGGGACCAGACAAAGCGGTTTTGAGCCATTCTGGTTACACCGGCACCTGGATTCGAATTGATCAGCTGGCAGGGACATTTATAATTATTTTAACTAATCGCGTATATCCAGACGATACATCACAGGGAGCCGGGATTCAACGCGAGATAACAAAAATTGTAATCGAAAACTATCCTTTTTACAAAAACACACCAGCACGCTGAAGAAATAGAAAAACAGACTTAGACTAAAACCCATTCCAAAGCTTGTTGGACATACTTTTCAAAGGGCAATGTGTCAATCGTCAGGACTCATAAGCGCAGATT
It contains:
- a CDS encoding serine hydrolase, encoding MKESCKNKLLVSFVIFLGLMDFALAAPVFDARILQRIDTMAEEAIAKHRTPSVVIVIGTADKTLFAKAYGHLTYDDDSPKATLDTIYDLASVSKAVGTATATMLLFQDGKLNLDDPVSKYLSSWNTDDKKDIKVRHLLCHTSGLPAYTNVAKTEEQRRQGEPKSDALIRRIASLPLEYKPGEGWKYSCLNFITLARINEEVAGMSQETFLRRRLFVPLGMLHTGYYLSEKKKSLAAPTIGKPNFRQGVVHDPLANYYESDGWRCCGNAGLFSSANDLSKFCQMILSGGKWNGRQILTPSTIRLLGTNQVPEKVGRIFGLGWGLSRSYPYATSLNQGPDKAVLSHSGYTGTWIRIDQLAGTFIIILTNRVYPDDTSQGAGIQREITKIVIENYPFYKNTPAR